The sequence below is a genomic window from Polaribacter vadi.
GTGGGAGAAACATTTGCTGGATTACCTTTTGAAAAAGGTGTAGAATTATCTGATAAAATTAAAAATGAATTTTTACCAGAAAATATTTCAATGGCACAGTTTTCACAACGTTGGATTTTAGACCATGATTCAATTTCATGTATTATTCCTGGAGCAAGTTCAGTGTTTCAAGTAGCTTCTAACTGCAGTGTTTCTGAGCTAAAACATTTAGAGGAGTCTACGCATAAAAAACTACAAGAATTCTACAATAATCATGTTCACAATCATATTCGTGGTCTTTATTAAGTTTTTAACATTTCTTAATAATCATCGCTAATAAAACTCTAAATTTGTAAAAATCAACATATTTTTATTATGAGTCAGAACAAAGATGTTACTATATATGACATAGCTGATGCGTTGAACTTATCTACATCTACAGTTTCAAGGGCATTAAAAAATCATTCTAGTATTAGTAAAAAAACTACCTTGAAGGTTAATGAGGCTGCAGCAAAAATGCAGTATACGCCTAATATATTAGCTTCTAGTTTAAGAAATAATAAAACAAACACAATAGGAGTGCTTATTTCAAGGATAAATAGGCCATTCATGTCTGATCTCATTAGCGGTATAGAAGTAGTAGCTCAAAAGGCTGGATTTAATGTAATTATTGCACAATCTCATGACTCTTATGAAGATGAAGTAAATATGTGTCAAGCATTATATAATAGTAGAGTTAGTGGTGTTATTTGTTCTCTTGCAATGGAGACAAAAGACACTGATCATTTTGATCAATTTAGGAATAAAAATATACCTCTTGTTTTTGTTGATAGAGTTCCTAAAACATTTACTACATACAGAGTAATGATAGATAATTACTCAGCAGGATTTAAAGCTGCCCAACATTTAATAGAACAAGGATATACACGTATTGCACATATTGCAGGTCTAAAGTTTAGGAGTATTTATAACGAACGAGAACAAGGTTATAGAGATGCCTTAAAAAAATATAACTTACCTGAAGAGGATAATTTAATTATTCATGTAAAAACCATGAGTTATGAAGAGGGTGAAAAAGCAGTTAATAAACTATTGAGTTTAGAAAACCCACCAGATGCTATATTTTCTTCAAATGATACCACTGCTGTTGCTGCTATTCAAGTAGCAAAAAGTAGAGGTTTAAGAATTCCTGAAGATTTTGGAGTTATAGGTTTTAATAACGATCCGATATCAAGAATTATTGATCCAGGTTTATCAACTATATCTCACCCAGCTTATGAAATGGGAAAAATATCTTCTAAAAAAATATTGAAACATCTAAAAAAGTCTAAAAACGAGAGTATAACTGAGATAAGCTTCTTAAATACAGATGTAATTATTAGAGGATCTTCTAAAAGATTAAAAGATTAGTCTATTATTTATAACCAAACAATCTAGGTAACCACAAGCTTAATTCTGGAAAGATACTTACCAAAATTAATGAGACAATCATCGCTAAAAACAAAGGTAATAATGGTTTAATTACTTTTGTTATTTTAGTATTAGCAACACCCACACCAATAAAAAGTACAGATCCTACAGGAGGTGTACACAAACCTATACATAAATTAAGAACCATAATTATTCCAAAATGTACAGGATCTATTCCTAATGCAGTTACAACTGGTAAGAAAATTGGCGTAAAAATTAATACTGCAGGTGTCATATCCATAAATATTCCAACAAAAAGCAAAATAAGATTAATGGTAAGTAAAACAGTAATTTTATTATCACTAATTTGTAATAATGATGCTGTTACTGATTGTGGAATATCTTCATAAGACATTACCCAAGACATGGCAATAGACATGGCAATTAACATCATTACAACAGCAATAGTTTCTGATGATTCTGTTAGTATTGTTTTTAAATCAGAAAAATTTATTTCTTTGTAAACAAAAGAAAGCAATAAACAATACAAGACAGCAACAGATGATGCTTCTGTGGCAGTAAATATTCCTGCTACAATACCACCTATAACTACTATTAATAAAAACAAACTTGGTAATGCTTGCAAAAATGTTGTAAAAATATTTTTTAAAGAACTTGCATTTCCTGTTGGATACTTTTTACGTTTTGCCCAAATATAAGCAACTATCATTAAAAATAATCCTGTTAAAATACCAGGTATATAGCCTGCTAAAAATAAAGCCCCAATACTAACACCACCACTTGCTAAGGAATAAATAATAAAAATATTACTTGGGGGAATAATAAGCCCTGTTGTTGCAGAAGTAACATTTACAGCAACACCAAACTCTTTATTGTATCCTTCTTTTTCCATTTCATCACTCATAAAACTACCAATAGCTGCTGCAGCTGCACCAGCAGAACCTGCAATGGCACCAAATAACATTGCAGAAACAATATTAACATGTGCCAAACCTCCAGGTAATGCTCCAACAATAGCTTTGGCAAAATTAATAAGCCTTTTGGCAATTCCTCCCCTATTCATAATATGCCCAGCAAGAATAAAAAATGGAATGGCTAAAATGGAAAAACTATCTAAACCAGTAACAACACGTTGTGCAATTGTTGTTAATGCAGGTATTACTGGCATTCCACTAGCTAAAATAGTAATAACGGCTGCAATGCCAATACTCCAAGCAACAGGTATGCGTAATACTATTAAAACAATAAAACTGAGTACTAATATTGTTACTTCCATCTATTAAATGTCTTTATTTTTAATTTTACAAATTCTGTAATAAATAATTATAAAACCTGCAATTGGAAATATATTATACACAACACCCATAGGAATATTAAGTGCTGGAGATCTTTGTCCTAAATAAAAAGAAATGTAAACGTAGCGTAAACCGCCAACCAAAAAAATAGCAGAGATAAAAATTATGATGATAATGTTTCCAAAAATTCTTAAACGCTCTCTGTTTACTGGTTTTATGTAGTTTGAGATTAAATCTATGGCAATATGTTTATTTTGTCCTGAAGCAAAAGCTCCTCCTAAAACACCTACCCATATCATTAAAAAACGGGCAAGCTCATCTGTCCAAGAACTTTGTTCTGTCATTACATATCTTGTAAAAACACCCCAAATTACATCTATAACCATTACTGAAAGTAAGATTGTTAAAGTCCAACTTAAACTACTATCAACTTTTTTTTTGTATTTAAGCATAGTTATATATTACTCATATGTGTACAATTCAAATCTTTGGATATTTACATCATTTAAAAACGAACGAATATGTCTTCCTTGATGAGTCTGATCTCCATTTAAATGTTGATAAACCTTCCATTGATTTCCTTCAAAATACCCTTTTTCAGCTTTTAAAATTCCTACTTTTCCATTTAAATTTTTCTTGTTTTTAAAAGTAAAAGAAACTCCAAAACCAACATAATAAAATTCATTTTCTTTTGTTTGTACAATAATTGCTCCTGAAGGTTCCCAATTGTTAGAACTAGAGTTTGCTTCCCATCCTAAATTGTAGGTATGACTTGCTGTAAACTCATAATTTCCTAAAGTAAAAACGGTTTTTTTATTTTCATTATTCAATAAAACTCCTTCTACTTTATTTTGATTTTGATGTAAAATTGGATGAATTTGATTAATAACATTGTAAGTTTTTGCTAGCTTTTCTTCTTTTGGCAGCAGATCTAACTCTGGAATTTGCTCAATAGCAAAAGGTGAAAAACCTAAACTTTTATAATGCCCAATAGTAAACAATGCCTTTGCTGATACAGTATTATCAAATTGATGTTCTGGAATAAATAGTGGATTGTTTTGTCTTGTATATAAATCACACCAATATTTAATATTAGGAAAGTAAAAATCTGGAGAAAACATATCTATAGATGTTCCTGCAGCTTTCCAAACATCTATAAGATGAGGCAAAGGCCCTGCACTTGGGTATTCTCCTGGTTTTGCATTTGGTCTGTTTAAAGCAGCGTTTACAAACATTGGCAAAGGATAAATTTCTTTACCCGCTTTTACAATTTCATTCGTGAATTTTGCATAATACCAGGCCATAAAAATTTCATCAGTTTGCTCTCCTTTTCCAAAAACTTCGTGCCAAGTTCCAAATGTTTTAAAACCATTTTTTTGCCATACATTTAAAAATTCAGGATTTAAATTTTGCTTATTTTCAATTAGATAATCTGCAAATTCTTTTGGTATTTTTTTAGAAATTTTTTCATTTGCTAAAGAATGGTAATCTCTAGCAGATGGCAACATACCTATTTCATTTTCTGCTTGTATCATTATTATAGTCCTGTCTGTGCTATCAACATCTTTAATATGTTGCATTAAAGCACTAAACGCTTTTAAATCTGCTTGCAAATTTTCTTTGCTAAATGGAGATAAAATTTCTTGACTTATACCTTCTTTACTCTTGGCTAATGGATATTTTTGATAATTGGTTTTAATCCATGAAGGTGCATGACTAGACATGCTATTTTTCCAAGAACCAAACCATAATATTATTAATTTGAAGTTATGTGCACGTACTTCAGTTATTAAATCATCTAATAATTTAAAATCAAAATTACCCTGTTTTGGTTCTATTAATTCCCAGTAAACTGGAGCTAAAATTGTGTTGATATTCATCTTTTTTAGCTTACCCCAAACAGGAGCCATGCTCTCTAAACTTGTAAAAGTTGAGTTACCTAATTCACCTCCCAAAATTAAAAATGGTTTATCATCTACCATTAATTGTGATGCTTTTTTTTGTTTAATTAAGTGTGGAATATTTTTAGTATTTGCTACTTTTTTAATTTTAATAGTTTCACTATTTGAGCAGGAAAATAATATAATAGAGAAAAGTAAAAAGCTATAACTTATTCTTATTTTCATAAATTATTCTTTTTAATTTCCATTACTAAATTATACAATTCTATATTTTTATCTTTAAGACTTTCTATCATTTTTTTAGATTGCTCTTCAAATTTGGTTTTATCTGGTTTAGTAACTTGTACACCTGCTTCTTTAATAATTTTTAGTGCATTTATTTCCGCTTTTCTCCACAATTCTCTTTGATAGATAGTGGCTTCTTTCATAGCATCCATTAACCATTTTTGTTCTTGTGGGTTTAACTGATTCCAAATAATAGTGCTGATTACTAAAATATCTGGTATAGAAGTATGTTCATCAATTGTTAAAAACTTACAAACTTCATAATGTTTTGAGGTGTAAAAGCTGGGCAAATTATTTTCGGCTCCGTCTACAACTCCTTGTTGAAGAGCTGTATACAACTCTCCCCAAGAAATTGGGGTTGGAGCCCCACCAAGTATTTTTACCATTTCTATAGCTGTAGGGCTTTGCATTACCCTAATTTTTAATCCTTCTAAATCTTTGGGTGTTTCTATTTTACGAGATTTGGTATAAAAAGAACGGTTTCCTGCATCAAAATAGGTTAAGCCACGTAACCAAAACTGTTCACCTTCTAATAATAATTGTTGCCCTATTTCACCATCATAAACTTTAAAACGATGTTCATTATCTCTAAATAAATAAGGGTAACCAAATACTTTTAATTTGGGCGAAAAATTTTCCATAACTGCTGCAGAAACTTTGGTCATGGCTAAACTGCCTATTTGTAATAATTCTAGGCATTGACGTTCTGATCCTAACTGACTACTTGGATAAATTTTTATTGTTAATTTTCCATTGGAGTTTTCAGCTACTTTATCTGCCATAAAAACCATAGCTTCATGTACAGGATGTGAAACACTTAAACTATGTGCTAATTTTATAGATTTAGTTTGTTCTGCAGTATTGCATGCCAATAAAAATAAAAAGCCTAAAAAAAAATCTTTTTTTTAAATTGATTTAATTTTTGACTGAAAAAGCTATTATTAATTTTGATATGCTCCAATGTATGTTTTTCCTTTTTTAGTATTGATAGTATTTACTTTTTGTATTTCATTTGGTATTGTCTTTGCTGCATTATTTCCTAAGAAATTAGCATCTAATTTAAAATTATATAAATCTAAACTTTTAAAAAGTGGCCCAGAATAGTTAAGAAGACTGATACCTTTGGTTTCATAATTAGTCACTTTTTTATTTAGTTCTTCAACGTTTTTAAAAGAAGATTCACACTCATTACCAATTTTTTGATTTAACCAAATTAATGGTTCTGTACTATCTCCTAGTCTAACATAAGCATTGTTATCTAAAATTTTTAATGCGGGTATTTTTTGTTGGTCACATTGGTCTGGCATTTGCCCAATTGAAAGTAATGGTTTGTTGTAGTTTTTATCTCCCACAAGTAAATTGTTTACAAACTCATGATTAATTCTTTCTGTAGAGGAAGGTCCTGTGGAAACATGCCAACCAAAATGATCTTCGTTTTCTCCTCTTCTTGTTCGCATAAAAACAGCCAAACTATTAACAAAAGTATTATTATAAACTTTTACATTTGCTGAATTTAAAATAGCAATTCCACGATCATTATTTACAAAAACGTTGCCTGCAACTATGGCTTTACTAGATATTTCAAAAAAGAAACCATTGTCTCCTGGCCAAGCTTTATTGGGATCGAAAGGAAAATTATTACTACCTACATTTTGCACCCAGTTGTTGGTAAAAACACCATCTTCATTACCAACATCATACCAAATACCTACTGAGTTTTTTAAATTTATTACCAAATTATCATTACAAGTTACTCTGTGTGTTTGATTAAAAATTTTAACTGCACAAGCGTAATATCCATAAATATTTTCAATATTATTTTTAGTAAAAATATTGCGTTCTAACAATGCATCACTAGAAGCTACAATATAAATCCCTTCTGTGCCTGTGTCTGTTACCAAGCAATTTGTCATGGTTATTTTATCTCCTAACATAAAAGCTCCAACACGCCCTCCATAAGAAATGGTACAGTTTTCAAAAGTGGTACCTACAACCCCTTTACCAAATTCTTTTTCATCTAATTTTTTTTCTGGATAATACCCTTCAATAGCAATCACATGAAATGCATTTTGCGTAAAAGTGATTCCTTTAATTGTTGGCCCTTTATGGTCTGCCTTTTTACCATTTACAAAATCTGGTGTAATAATCAATCCTCTATTAAAGGCTGTTATTTCTACTAATTTATTTGTAGGATTGGTATTTAAATAAACATAACCTGCTTTGTAATCTATATAATAATGGTTTTCATCTAACTCTCCTAACCAACCAGCAGACTGTAAAAATCTGCCATCAATAAAAACCATATCATTATTAAACCTGTGCATAGGTGTTACTCTTCCTGCTCTTTCACTTCTCCACCAATCATCTGGTTTGTCTGGAAAAAGATATTTCCATTTAATTTTCCATAGTTCTTGCTCTCCTGTATATGGTGTTTTACCTCCTGCTTCCCAATTGCTTGCAACATACGTTCCCTTAATTATTGGGTTTTCATTTTTATAGGGTTGCATTAAAATACTTTGGTTTAGCTTTAAATCTCCTACTCTATAAATGCCTCCTCTTAAAATAATAGCATCTCCAGTAACTACATTGGCAATCGCATTTTTTAATGTTGTAGGCGTATTAATTGTTTTACCACTTGCATTTAAATCTCCTGTTGGAGATACGTAGTAAACCATTCCTGAAATATTAGGTATTATGTACGTTTTTTGCAATGGTCCATAAGGACCTCCACTTGGTTGGGCATTAGCTTTTATTATGCTACAGATACTTAAAAAAACTATTAAAATTACAGCGTTGAATTTCATTTTTTACTTTTTTAGAAAAAATTAATCTTTAGTTAAGTTTATTTTAAATTGATGTAATTAGAAAAATTTAGGGTTAATCTTAGCTTTACAATAATAGATTTTTAAATTTCTTAACATTAATTACAAATTATAATTACTATTAATAAAAACTTTTTAAACTGACTTAACTCTATAAAAATCAATAAAATATAAATATGATGGAAATAAAAGGAATTTATTAGTTGCTTTTATTTTTTTAAATAAATTACAAATTCAATTTCAAACTTTCATTTATCTAAATAATTATTGTTTAATAAAATTCTTATTATGCAATCGGTTGCGAAATTATAAAATTTTTAGTAAGTTCGCAAACAATTCTATACCAGATTAACCAATGAAGCTAAATTTAAAAAGATTTTGTACGTACTTTTTTATCGTTTTTTTTTCTGCTATTTCTTTTTCACAAAAAAGAACATCAACTAAAACACCTATAAAAAATAATGGTTATAATTTATGGTTGCAATATACAGACATTGAAAATTCAACCTTAAAGAAAAAATATTTATCACAAATAAAAAATATACACAGCTTTGGGAATTCAGAGACTATTAAAGCCTGTGTTGAAGAGCTAGAAAGAGGTTTTTCAGGATTGTTTGGAGATGATTATTTTTTGGACAAGGAGGCTTCTAATAACGTTTTAATTATTGGTACAATATCTAACCTAAATGATATTCATCAAAAAAATTTAAAAGAAGATGTATTACAAATTAAGAAAGATGGTTTTATTATTAAAAAAATAGAAATTAATGGCAATAAAAAAATTGTAATTACAGCTAAAACAGCTACAGGTGTTCTTTATGGTGTTTTTAGATTTTTACGAGAACTACAAACCAACCAACCTATTGAGCAAATAAAAATTATAGATTCTCCAAAAGTAGATGTTCGTATTTTAAACCATTGGGACAATTTAGATAGAACTGTAGAAAGAGGTTATGCTGGTTTTTCTATTTTTGATTGGCATAAATTACCCGATTTTAAAGACCCACGTTATTTAGATTATGCAAGAGCAAATGCTTCTATTGGCATTAATGGAACTGTTGTTAATAATGTAAATTCTAACGCTTTAATTTTAACCCCAATGTATTTAGAAAAAGTAAAAGCATTGGCAGATATTTTTCGTCCTTATGGATTAAAAATTTATCTTACTGCACGTTTTTCTGCTCCAATAGAAATTGGTGGCTTAAAAACAGCAGATCCTTTAAATGAAGATGTAAAAAATTGGTGGAATGAAAAAGTAAAGGAAATTTATAAATACATACCAGACTTTGGTGGTTTTTTAGTAAAAGCCAATTCTGAAGGACAACCAGGACCTCAAGATTATGATAGAAACCATGTTGATGGCGCAAATATGTTTGCAGATGCCTTAGCTCCTTTTAAAGGCATTGTTATGTGGAGAGCGTTTGTATACTCAGAACACAACCCAACAGACAGAGCAAAGCAAGCCTATACAGAATTTGTACCTTATGATGGTAAATTTAAAGATAATGTAATTATTCAGGTAAAAAATGGTGCTATAGATTTTCAACCTCGTGAACCTTTTCACCCAATGTTTGGTGCAATGCCAAATACAAACCTCATGATAGAGTTTCAAATTACTCAAGAATATATGGGTGGTGCAACACATTTGGTATATCAACCTAAATTGTTTCAAGAAGTTTTAGAAGCAGATACATACAGAAAAGGCAAGGGTTCTATTGTAGCCAAAGTTATTGATGGTTCTTTACACAATAAAAAATTAACGGGAGTTTCTGGAGTATCAAATATTGGAAATGATATTAATTGGACTGGGAACCACTTCTTGCAATCTAACTGGTATGGTTTTGGAAGATTAGCATGGAATCCTTATTTAGATGCTAAAAGCATTGCAGATGAATGGTTAAGAATGACGTTTACAAATGAAAATGATTTTGTAAATCCTATAAAAAATATGATGATTGACTCTCGTGAAACAGTAGTAAATTATATGACACCATTAGGTTTGCATCATATAATGGCTACAAATCATCATTATGGTCCTGGTCCTTGGGTTGGTAATTTATCTAGACCAGAATGGAACCCAGTGTATTATCATAAAGCAAATGAAAAAGGAGTTGGTTTTAACAGAACTAAAACAGGCAGCAATGCTACAGCACAATATGCACCAGAAGTTGAAGAAATGTTTAATAACGTTTCTACTACCCCAGAAATATACTTACTTTGGTTTCACCATTTACCTTGGGATTATAAACTAAAAAATGGAAAAACACTCTGGAATAATATAGCTTTAAAATATCAACAAGGTGTAAATGAAGCTGAAAACATGATTTCTTCTTGGAATTTAATGGAACAATATGTAGATGAGAGTCGTTTTAAAGAAATACAAATGATGCTTAATATTCAATATAAAGAAGCAAAATGGTGGCGAGATTCTTGTTTATTATATTTTCAACAATTCTCTAA
It includes:
- a CDS encoding LacI family DNA-binding transcriptional regulator; the protein is MSQNKDVTIYDIADALNLSTSTVSRALKNHSSISKKTTLKVNEAAAKMQYTPNILASSLRNNKTNTIGVLISRINRPFMSDLISGIEVVAQKAGFNVIIAQSHDSYEDEVNMCQALYNSRVSGVICSLAMETKDTDHFDQFRNKNIPLVFVDRVPKTFTTYRVMIDNYSAGFKAAQHLIEQGYTRIAHIAGLKFRSIYNEREQGYRDALKKYNLPEEDNLIIHVKTMSYEEGEKAVNKLLSLENPPDAIFSSNDTTAVAAIQVAKSRGLRIPEDFGVIGFNNDPISRIIDPGLSTISHPAYEMGKISSKKILKHLKKSKNESITEISFLNTDVIIRGSSKRLKD
- a CDS encoding TRAP transporter large permease produces the protein MEVTILVLSFIVLIVLRIPVAWSIGIAAVITILASGMPVIPALTTIAQRVVTGLDSFSILAIPFFILAGHIMNRGGIAKRLINFAKAIVGALPGGLAHVNIVSAMLFGAIAGSAGAAAAAIGSFMSDEMEKEGYNKEFGVAVNVTSATTGLIIPPSNIFIIYSLASGGVSIGALFLAGYIPGILTGLFLMIVAYIWAKRKKYPTGNASSLKNIFTTFLQALPSLFLLIVVIGGIVAGIFTATEASSVAVLYCLLLSFVYKEINFSDLKTILTESSETIAVVMMLIAMSIAMSWVMSYEDIPQSVTASLLQISDNKITVLLTINLILLFVGIFMDMTPAVLIFTPIFLPVVTALGIDPVHFGIIMVLNLCIGLCTPPVGSVLFIGVGVANTKITKVIKPLLPLFLAMIVSLILVSIFPELSLWLPRLFGYK
- a CDS encoding TRAP transporter small permease, whose translation is MLKYKKKVDSSLSWTLTILLSVMVIDVIWGVFTRYVMTEQSSWTDELARFLMIWVGVLGGAFASGQNKHIAIDLISNYIKPVNRERLRIFGNIIIIIFISAIFLVGGLRYVYISFYLGQRSPALNIPMGVVYNIFPIAGFIIIYYRICKIKNKDI
- a CDS encoding DUF5597 domain-containing protein, yielding MKIRISYSFLLFSIILFSCSNSETIKIKKVANTKNIPHLIKQKKASQLMVDDKPFLILGGELGNSTFTSLESMAPVWGKLKKMNINTILAPVYWELIEPKQGNFDFKLLDDLITEVRAHNFKLIILWFGSWKNSMSSHAPSWIKTNYQKYPLAKSKEGISQEILSPFSKENLQADLKAFSALMQHIKDVDSTDRTIIMIQAENEIGMLPSARDYHSLANEKISKKIPKEFADYLIENKQNLNPEFLNVWQKNGFKTFGTWHEVFGKGEQTDEIFMAWYYAKFTNEIVKAGKEIYPLPMFVNAALNRPNAKPGEYPSAGPLPHLIDVWKAAGTSIDMFSPDFYFPNIKYWCDLYTRQNNPLFIPEHQFDNTVSAKALFTIGHYKSLGFSPFAIEQIPELDLLPKEEKLAKTYNVINQIHPILHQNQNKVEGVLLNNENKKTVFTLGNYEFTASHTYNLGWEANSSSNNWEPSGAIIVQTKENEFYYVGFGVSFTFKNKKNLNGKVGILKAEKGYFEGNQWKVYQHLNGDQTHQGRHIRSFLNDVNIQRFELYTYE
- a CDS encoding TRAP transporter substrate-binding protein codes for the protein MACNTAEQTKSIKLAHSLSVSHPVHEAMVFMADKVAENSNGKLTIKIYPSSQLGSERQCLELLQIGSLAMTKVSAAVMENFSPKLKVFGYPYLFRDNEHRFKVYDGEIGQQLLLEGEQFWLRGLTYFDAGNRSFYTKSRKIETPKDLEGLKIRVMQSPTAIEMVKILGGAPTPISWGELYTALQQGVVDGAENNLPSFYTSKHYEVCKFLTIDEHTSIPDILVISTIIWNQLNPQEQKWLMDAMKEATIYQRELWRKAEINALKIIKEAGVQVTKPDKTKFEEQSKKMIESLKDKNIELYNLVMEIKKNNL
- a CDS encoding right-handed parallel beta-helix repeat-containing protein; translation: MKFNAVILIVFLSICSIIKANAQPSGGPYGPLQKTYIIPNISGMVYYVSPTGDLNASGKTINTPTTLKNAIANVVTGDAIILRGGIYRVGDLKLNQSILMQPYKNENPIIKGTYVASNWEAGGKTPYTGEQELWKIKWKYLFPDKPDDWWRSERAGRVTPMHRFNNDMVFIDGRFLQSAGWLGELDENHYYIDYKAGYVYLNTNPTNKLVEITAFNRGLIITPDFVNGKKADHKGPTIKGITFTQNAFHVIAIEGYYPEKKLDEKEFGKGVVGTTFENCTISYGGRVGAFMLGDKITMTNCLVTDTGTEGIYIVASSDALLERNIFTKNNIENIYGYYACAVKIFNQTHRVTCNDNLVINLKNSVGIWYDVGNEDGVFTNNWVQNVGSNNFPFDPNKAWPGDNGFFFEISSKAIVAGNVFVNNDRGIAILNSANVKVYNNTFVNSLAVFMRTRRGENEDHFGWHVSTGPSSTERINHEFVNNLLVGDKNYNKPLLSIGQMPDQCDQQKIPALKILDNNAYVRLGDSTEPLIWLNQKIGNECESSFKNVEELNKKVTNYETKGISLLNYSGPLFKSLDLYNFKLDANFLGNNAAKTIPNEIQKVNTINTKKGKTYIGAYQN
- a CDS encoding alpha-glucuronidase family glycosyl hydrolase, coding for MKLNLKRFCTYFFIVFFSAISFSQKRTSTKTPIKNNGYNLWLQYTDIENSTLKKKYLSQIKNIHSFGNSETIKACVEELERGFSGLFGDDYFLDKEASNNVLIIGTISNLNDIHQKNLKEDVLQIKKDGFIIKKIEINGNKKIVITAKTATGVLYGVFRFLRELQTNQPIEQIKIIDSPKVDVRILNHWDNLDRTVERGYAGFSIFDWHKLPDFKDPRYLDYARANASIGINGTVVNNVNSNALILTPMYLEKVKALADIFRPYGLKIYLTARFSAPIEIGGLKTADPLNEDVKNWWNEKVKEIYKYIPDFGGFLVKANSEGQPGPQDYDRNHVDGANMFADALAPFKGIVMWRAFVYSEHNPTDRAKQAYTEFVPYDGKFKDNVIIQVKNGAIDFQPREPFHPMFGAMPNTNLMIEFQITQEYMGGATHLVYQPKLFQEVLEADTYRKGKGSIVAKVIDGSLHNKKLTGVSGVSNIGNDINWTGNHFLQSNWYGFGRLAWNPYLDAKSIADEWLRMTFTNENDFVNPIKNMMIDSRETVVNYMTPLGLHHIMATNHHYGPGPWVGNLSRPEWNPVYYHKANEKGVGFNRTKTGSNATAQYAPEVEEMFNNVSTTPEIYLLWFHHLPWDYKLKNGKTLWNNIALKYQQGVNEAENMISSWNLMEQYVDESRFKEIQMMLNIQYKEAKWWRDSCLLYFQQFSKMKLPDGVEKPNKSLNYFQTLKHPYAPGIKSQW